GTTCTACCTTTAATGGGAGTCCTGACAGTTGACATATTTAAGAAACAGACCATGTCGTCTGGAAACTTGTTGCAAACTGCCCTTCTTCTCTCACCTctaattttcttttgtctttatgCTGTCAAtgttcaaaaaaagaaaaactaccaGACAATAAGACTGAAAGTATTATTTTCAGTATGTTAAAACCTACCGAAATataaatgtaatgaattgaaaAATATGGTTAATATTCTAATAGTTATAGAAATTGCATGCagagtatttttttaattaaaaaaaaaaagagaaaaatactaCTAACATTACATTTTCAGGTtcttattaattaattttactTTTCAAGTCCAAGTTGAGTATTTCCACTGTGTAGTTTTGCTACCATTCCTGAAGAATCTGTGAGCTTACCTCAGTGAGAAAGTTATAATTTATTTGTCCAGAGCAAATGTTACCAATTCTATCAGGTGTGATTAAAGTCAAGCTCCATTAAGGTGTGCGGAGGTTGTTACCACCCATGCAGCGTCAGTATAGTTCACAAATAAGCCTGATGGAGAAATTGCTTTGTCGACATGGTCAGTTTACCGTTAAGGTGACAGTGTCATCAAGGAGAGGGCTGCTTTCAGGGAGTGAGGAGGGTTGGATGATGGATCGAGGGCTGCATGGAAGGGCAGCAGGAGGGACGTTAATCCCTCTGGTACCACGTCAGTTCTTCAGAGAGGAGTGACACTGCGGCAGCTGCAGTCCACGTCATCCTGGAGTTCATATCTCATCCGTTTACCTCCCCTTTCCCACTTTTACTGACACAAATCGTTTTGCAGGGGAGTGGATCGATTATTTACTCTCTCGGGCTGACTCGTGTTGTCTATGATCGTGCCCTCACTATCTATCTTCCTGTCTCCCTTTGCCCATAGCAAATTCTGTTATGAAGCGGTTAAATGGCAGGTCATACCTCGGCTGACTGCGCTCTCAATGACACGTCCAAGTCATTGCAGGATCTTGCAAGAAAATTCCCCTCTCCGTGGAGGATGTCGAGTCAGTGGTGTGGTTTTTGTGTGAGCACATGCACTCCTCCTGCACCCCGATATGTGCACAAactttcctgtgtgtgtgctttcaaCACAAACTTGAAATTTAAATTCATGGATGCACATGTGCATAATGTTACCAACGGGACCACAGAATGAGGTGACGGTGTGTGGTGATGTATGGGAAATCATAGACTGTGAAGTCTTGAAACAGTTTTCCGTGACCTTGAAGCCGTGTGCCCGAGCCTGCCTGCAGTGGTCCTGCTCGTACCGCAGTGTTACAGGGGACCAGCCGAcagccagctgcagcaggacaACAGTGAGATGAAGAGATTAAATCTGGCTTTAGGCAACTTGTTCTCAGTCATGTAACACAATATTCAATCCATGTTGCCAACTTGGCCGTCCTTCATAAACTGTGCAAGATTACCTTTGATTAAAGTTTTCACTCCTTGAGAGAATTCAGGAGCACTAAAATAGGAAGTGTAGCTCCAAGTAATTGAAATTGAACCTTTAATtcttcaaaacaactttattaaTCAGATAAAATGATACTGGAGTTGGATATGAAAAAGCCACAAACACATCTacaggattttcttttgttctttttttttcaatttaccACTCTTACAAATTAGAAAATCAAAACATTCCTAGAAATATATCCAAGTGCTGCTATCAGATAAAATAACAGTTCATGTCAGTATGTATTAGGATGTAAACAAGAAGAAGTTGAAGTCAGGTAGGCACTGCTGCAGGTATTGAGAGCTTTGACAAGTTTTGTAACAGGGGAAGAACAGTTTAATCCCCAAGGTGAGGTTGGATTGAGGAGCCTGCCTATGGATGCTTAGTCTGCAAGAACAGGGGAAACAAGTGGAACCCACACTGCCTTCTCCTCATCAAACAGCGATTGGCTCCTGCACCGTAAATCTCCTATCACAGAGCTCACCTATAACGTCCCCACTGATGGAGGAGGGAGCAGTGGAAACAAAGCCAGGTGACCCCCACATTCAAAACACAGTCAGCTGCcactgcttgtgttttttgcatttgtgtgtgagCGAGCGcttgtgtatgtttgtgagcATGTGTGGGTACCTTGAGCATCTTTGGTTTCGCACACGGTGTTAAATTACCCAGTGGGAGCTTTAATAGCGCCAGAGACACTCTTGATTGGGAGTTTGGATGAGGGACACTGAAGGGAGTAAGGGGAAGCAGAGCGAAGCAGGCAGGCAGGACAAAGAGGGCACAGAAACTTCTGCAGAGCCGGGGACATGGGTGAGTGCTGCGGACATCTGCCCACAGCTGGATTAAAATTGAACAGAGATTCATCTGCATGCATTCTGGGGCACTTGTTTCTGATAAGGTGGGGTGATGTCAGCATAGAGCATCTTTTATATCTTTCAATGTCAGTTCAGTGTCAAATTagtgttagtttgtttgtctcattgattttagaaataaaaagttGCGTTCAGTAACTGTTAAAACTGAGTAATGATGTCAAACTGAACTTTTCAGTTCTCCTTTGTCTTTGCTCCTGGACTTTAAACCCCTCTTTGCTGACACAGCTAAAACAATACACATATTGTTTGCATTAGCCCTATATGATTTCCTTACATAAAATTCCTTTCTGTATCCTGGACTGTTACATTATCTGCTGCAATGCGAGCGGAAACACAGTCACACGAGTCTCTTGAGTCTTGACGAAGTCCTCAGTGTCAAGTAGGTTGCAGCCTAAAAGCATGTGCTAAGATTTGGTTACCTCTCCGAACCAGACAAAAGGAATGATATATAGCTAGTTGGAGATAAAGTAAATGTGAGGTAGTAGAAGTATGTAGAAGTATGTTAATGGTTAGAAGCGTGCAATCAAACATTAAGATATTGAGAAAGATAAATGTGTTTTAGTTTTGATGAGTTTTTAGCTTTTAGTCCATAATGAAGTTTCAGATGTTTTTCCACAAGCAAACTGAAGTTTTGCAGCACATAATCAGCAATAATGCCATCCATACTGCATGTAAGCACACTCACAGCAGATCTTGCAGAGTTTGTGTTTTCGTTTAGGTCATTGGAGAGGAAGGCAGGTTTGCTGCTGATGCAATCAGTAGCTGACAGAAAATCTCCTTACCGACAAATCTGGATTGCTGCACTTTACAAATTTTAACACATCTTTCATTTTCCTGTCTGATATACAGATCACCAAGAGGGCTGAGTCCAAAAGAGGTGAACAACAGCCTGAATGGTAACCAGGAGGAGGGACATCCCGCCAGGATCTTCAGCGTGGCACTGGTTGAGGTGTCTCCTCTGTCTCCTGACCATAATAGCTGTGGCTAGCTACAAAGCAGGTGATGGAGGTGCCGCTTGTTAATtttgaaaatatggatgatgttGGCATCAACCTGGGTGACCCAAGTGACTCTGGGTACCCGACTTCACCTACGTCAGAGGCGCCTGATCAGAGCCTTTTAACCCACCGCTTAACATCTCCTCAGCAGTCGCCACGCAGAGGACGACGTGGGCACCATTCTGGTCAAGATGGATTGTCACCTTCTACCCCTCCAACTCTGACTTCTAAGGCTAACTCCAGCAGTGGCAGTTTGATCTCTAATCTGAAACTTCTGATCAACAGCGAGTCTCCCACTGACAGTGTCTTCAGTAAGATGCCGAAGGATTATtatgaaaatgaagatctgtttGAAAAGCACTGCATGGAAGAAAAAGATGAGAAAGTTGTCATCAATATTTCAGGCTTGATGTTTGAAACTCAACTCAGCACCCTGAATAGGTTTCCAGAAACGGTGCTGGGTGACCCCATGAAGAGGATAAGTTACTTTGACCCAATGAAAAATGAGTACTTTTTTGACAGAAACCGCCCATCTTTTGATGGGATTCTCTACTACTATCAGTCAGGGGGGCGAATCCGCAGACCAGCCAACGTCCCCTTAGATGTTTTTGCTAATGAAATTGTTTTCTACGAGTTGGGTCATGAAGCAATGGAGCAATTTCGTGAAGATGAAGGGTTTTTCAAAGAACCTGAAGTCCTTTTGCCCACCAATGAATTGCAGCGACAGTTCTGGCTCCTGTTTGAATATCCAGAGAGTTCCAGTGCTGCCAGATGTGTAGCTGTAGTCTCTGTGTTAGTCATTGTCATTTCCATCGTCATCTTCTGCCTGGAGACTCTACCAGAGTTCAGGGAGGACAGTGACTTTCCTCTGGGGTTAACTCAAACGATTAATGGCACACAAGACAATTCTCCTCATCCTGCCACTAAAGACCTGATGGCATATGTCACGGACCCGTTTTTTATTGTGGAGACTATTTGCA
The Odontesthes bonariensis isolate fOdoBon6 chromosome 3, fOdoBon6.hap1, whole genome shotgun sequence DNA segment above includes these coding regions:
- the LOC142377891 gene encoding potassium voltage-gated channel subfamily A member 10-like, whose protein sequence is MEVPLVNFENMDDVGINLGDPSDSGYPTSPTSEAPDQSLLTHRLTSPQQSPRRGRRGHHSGQDGLSPSTPPTLTSKANSSSGSLISNLKLLINSESPTDSVFSKMPKDYYENEDLFEKHCMEEKDEKVVINISGLMFETQLSTLNRFPETVLGDPMKRISYFDPMKNEYFFDRNRPSFDGILYYYQSGGRIRRPANVPLDVFANEIVFYELGHEAMEQFREDEGFFKEPEVLLPTNELQRQFWLLFEYPESSSAARCVAVVSVLVIVISIVIFCLETLPEFREDSDFPLGLTQTINGTQDNSPHPATKDLMAYVTDPFFIVETICIIWFCFEAGVRFVVCPSKSDFFNNIMNIIDIVSIIPYFVTLGTEMATTPDDDMNSSQNMSLAILRIIRLVRVFRIFKLSRHSKGLQILGQTLKASMRELGLLIFFLFIGVILFSSAIYFAEVDEPQTQFVSIPDGFWWAVVTMTTVGYGDMCPITMGGKMVGTLCAIAGVLTIALPVPVIVSNFNYFYHRETEQEEKQVMDAAADAAQKMSAANKCGSILSMNKTNGTWQNEKNGMH